In Mustela lutreola isolate mMusLut2 chromosome 1, mMusLut2.pri, whole genome shotgun sequence, one genomic interval encodes:
- the FKBP2 gene encoding peptidyl-prolyl cis-trans isomerase FKBP2 isoform X3, which yields MARGVHAGAASVGAGPGDAVGRELPLERDMRLSWVLTVLSICLSALATAAGAEGKRKLQIGVKKRVDHCPIKSRKGDVLHMHYTGKLEDGTEFDSSLPQNQPFVFSLGTGQVIKGWDQGLLGMCEGEKRKLVIPSELGYGERGAPPKIPGGATLVFEVELLKIERRSEL from the exons ATGGCCCGGGGCGTCCACGCGGGGGCGGCCTCCGTGGGGGCCGGGCCTGGGGACGCGGTAGGCCGAGAACTCCCCCTGGAGAG AGACATGAGGCTGAGCTGGGTCCTGACAGTACTGTCCATCTGCCTGAGCGCCCTGGCCACTGCTGCGGGGGCGGAGGGCAAACGGAAGCTGCAGATCGGGGTCAAGAAGCGGGTGGACCACTGTCCCATCAAATCGCGCAAGGGGGACGTCCTGCACATGCACTACACG gggaagctggaagATGGGACGGAATTTGACAGCAGCCTGCCCCAGAACCAGCCCTTTGTCTTCTCCCTGGGCACAGGCCAGGTCATCAAGGGCTGGGACCAGGGGCTGCTGGG GATGTGTGAGGGAGAAAAACGGAAGCTGGTGATCCCATCAGAGTTGG GGTACGGAGAGCGGGGAGCTCCCCCAAAGATTCCAG GCGGCGCAACCCTCGTGTTCGAGGTGGAGCTACTCAAAATCGAGCGACGCTCAGAACTGTAG
- the VEGFB gene encoding vascular endothelial growth factor B isoform X2 has product MSPLLRRLLLAALLQLAPAQGPVSQPDALSHQKKVVSWIDVYTRATCQPREVVVPLTVELMGTVAKQLVPSCVTVQRCGGCCPDDGLECVPTGQHQVRMQILMIRYPSSQLGEMSLEEHSQCECRPKKRESALKPDSPRPHCPRCTQRRQRPDPRTCRCRCRRRSFLRCQGRGLELNPDTCRCRKLRR; this is encoded by the exons ATGAGCCCTCTGCTCCGCCGCCTGCTGCTCGCTGCGCTCCTGCAACTGGCCCCCGCCCAG GGCCCTGTGTCCCAGCCTGATGCCCTCAGCCACCAGAAGAAAG TGGTGTCCTGGATAGATGTGTATACCCGTGCCACCTGCCAGCCACGGGAGGTGGTGGTGCCCCTGACCGTGGAGCTCATGGGCACCGTGGCCAAGCAACTGGTGCCCAGCTGTGTGACCGTGCAGCGCTGCGGCGGCTGCTGCCCTGACGACGGCCTGGAGTGCGTGCCCACTGGGCAGCACCAAGTCCGAATGCAG ATCCTCATGATCCGTTACCCGAGCAGTCAGCTGGGTGAGATGTCCCTGGAAGAACACAGCCAGTGTGAATGCAG accaaaaaagagagagagtgctctgAAGCCAGACAG ccccaggccccacTGCCCACGCTGCACCCAGCGCCGCCAGCGCCCTGACCCCAGGACCTGCCGCTGTCGCTGCCGACGCCGCAGCTTCCTCCGTTGCCAAGGGCGGGGCCTAGAGCTCAACCCAGACACCTGCAG gTGCCGAAAGCTGCGAAGGTGA
- the FKBP2 gene encoding peptidyl-prolyl cis-trans isomerase FKBP2 isoform X1, with product MTRLRRGSSTTGVDSGGAARRDMRLSWVLTVLSICLSALATAAGAEGKRKLQIGVKKRVDHCPIKSRKGDVLHMHYTGKLEDGTEFDSSLPQNQPFVFSLGTGQVIKGWDQGLLGMCEGEKRKLVIPSELGYGERGAPPKIPGGATLVFEVELLKIERRSEL from the exons ATGACGCGCCTGCGCAGAGGCAGCAGCACGACTGGGGTTGACTCCGGGGGCGCGGCGAGGAG AGACATGAGGCTGAGCTGGGTCCTGACAGTACTGTCCATCTGCCTGAGCGCCCTGGCCACTGCTGCGGGGGCGGAGGGCAAACGGAAGCTGCAGATCGGGGTCAAGAAGCGGGTGGACCACTGTCCCATCAAATCGCGCAAGGGGGACGTCCTGCACATGCACTACACG gggaagctggaagATGGGACGGAATTTGACAGCAGCCTGCCCCAGAACCAGCCCTTTGTCTTCTCCCTGGGCACAGGCCAGGTCATCAAGGGCTGGGACCAGGGGCTGCTGGG GATGTGTGAGGGAGAAAAACGGAAGCTGGTGATCCCATCAGAGTTGG GGTACGGAGAGCGGGGAGCTCCCCCAAAGATTCCAG GCGGCGCAACCCTCGTGTTCGAGGTGGAGCTACTCAAAATCGAGCGACGCTCAGAACTGTAG
- the VEGFB gene encoding vascular endothelial growth factor B isoform X1 — translation MSPLLRRLLLAALLQLAPAQGPVSQPDALSHQKKVVSWIDVYTRATCQPREVVVPLTVELMGTVAKQLVPSCVTVQRCGGCCPDDGLECVPTGQHQVRMQILMIRYPSSQLGEMSLEEHSQCECRPKKRESALKPDRASTPHHRPQPRSIPGWDSAPGAPSPADITHPTPAPGPTAHAAPSAASALTPGPAAVAADAAASSVAKGGA, via the exons ATGAGCCCTCTGCTCCGCCGCCTGCTGCTCGCTGCGCTCCTGCAACTGGCCCCCGCCCAG GGCCCTGTGTCCCAGCCTGATGCCCTCAGCCACCAGAAGAAAG TGGTGTCCTGGATAGATGTGTATACCCGTGCCACCTGCCAGCCACGGGAGGTGGTGGTGCCCCTGACCGTGGAGCTCATGGGCACCGTGGCCAAGCAACTGGTGCCCAGCTGTGTGACCGTGCAGCGCTGCGGCGGCTGCTGCCCTGACGACGGCCTGGAGTGCGTGCCCACTGGGCAGCACCAAGTCCGAATGCAG ATCCTCATGATCCGTTACCCGAGCAGTCAGCTGGGTGAGATGTCCCTGGAAGAACACAGCCAGTGTGAATGCAG accaaaaaagagagagagtgctctgAAGCCAGACAG GGCTTCCACTCCCCACCAccgcccccagccccgctccATTCCGGGCTGGGACTCTGCCCCCGGAGCACCCTCCCCAGCTGACATCACCCATCCCactccagccccaggccccacTGCCCACGCTGCACCCAGCGCCGCCAGCGCCCTGACCCCAGGACCTGCCGCTGTCGCTGCCGACGCCGCAGCTTCCTCCGTTGCCAAGGGCGGGGCCTAG
- the TRPT1 gene encoding tRNA 2'-phosphotransferase 1 isoform X2 gives MNSRGGRRQETTGSRGRRAHRPRGQDQDVQLSKALSYVLRHGALKLGLPMRADGFVPLGTLLQLPQFHGFSAEDVQRVVDTNEKQRFALQPGDPGTGPLIRANQGHSLQVPELELMPLETPQALPLRLVHGTFWQHWPSILLNGLSCRGRTHIHLAPGLPGDPGVISGMRPNCEVAVFIDGPRALADGIPFFRSANGVILTPGNADGFLLPKYFKEALQLRPTRKSLSLVGNEETEYQSGPKHSSRGSRMTQQ, from the exons ATGAACTCCCgtggaggaaggaggcaggaaacCACAGGATCCAGGGGTAGAAGGGCTCACAGACCCCGGGGACAG GACCAAGATGTGCAGCTGTCCAAGGCTCTCTCCTACGTGCTGCGACACGGGGCCCTGAAGCTGGGGCTTCCCATGAGGGCTG ATGGCTTCGTGCCCCTGGGTACCCTCCTGCAGCTACCCCAGTTCCACGGCTTCTCGGCTGAAGATGTGCAGCGAGTCGTGGACACCAACGAGAAGCAGCGGTTTGCTCTGCAGCCAGGGGACCCCGGCACAGGCCCTCTCATCCGGGCCAATCAGGGTCACTCCCTGCAG GTACCGGAGTTGGAGCTGATGCCCCTGGAGACCCCACAGGCCCTGCCCCTGAGGCTCGTCCATGGCACATTCTGGCAGCACTGGCCATCCATCCTGCTCAACGGCCTATCCTGCCGGGGAAGGACACATATCCACCTGGCTCCGGGACTGCCTGGGGACCCTGGTGTCATCAGTG GCATGCGGCCAAATTGTGAAGTGGCCGTGTTCATTGACGGACCCCGGGCCTTGGCAG ATGGAATCCCCTTTTTCCGCTCTGCCAATGGAGTGATCCTCACCCCGGGGAATGCTGATGGCTTCCTGCTTCCCAAGTACTTCAAGGAGGCCCTGCAGCTTCGCCCCACCC GAAAGTCCCTTTCCTTGGTTGGTAATGAAGAGACAGAGTATCAGAGTGGCCCCAAGCACAGCTCCAGAGGAAGCAGGATGactcaacaataa
- the DNAJC4 gene encoding dnaJ homolog subfamily C member 4 isoform X1, which yields MHSSLWPPFTSRRPVAMLSLCLCRSWHRSPATRLFSAASGQRSGPRNYYELLGVHPGASTEEVKRAFFSKSKELHPDRDPGNPALHSRFVELSEAYQVLSREQSRRSYDHQLSSASPPKPPATAAHARSAHQAHKYQAHSGSWEPPNAQYWAQFPGVRPQGPESRKQQHKQNQRVLGYCLLIMLAGMGLHYVAFRKLEQIHRSFMDEKDRVITAIYNDTRARARANRARLLEKLQGQQLQPPPGGPGIAPPNTGTRP from the exons ATGCACTCTTCTTTGTGGCCTCCTTTCACCAGCCGCCGGCCTGTCGCCATGCTGTCCCTGTGCCTGTGCCGGTCGTGGCACCGCAGCCCTGCCACCCGGCTCTTCTCAGCGGCCTCCGGGCAGCG GTCTGGCCCCAGGAACTACTATGAACTGTTAGGAGTGCATCCTGGTGCCAGCACTGAAGAAGTTAAACGAGCTTTCTTCTCCAAGTCCAAAGAG CTGCACCCCGACCGGGACCCTGggaatccagccctgcacagCCGCTTTGTGGAGCTCAGTGAAGCATACCAAGTGCTCAGCCGAGAGCAGAGCCGCCGAAGCTACGATCACCAGCTATCCTCCGCAAGTCCTCCAAAGCCTCCAGCAACCGCGGCCCATGCCAGGTCTGCTCATCAGGCACACAAGTATCAGGCACACAG cgGCTCCTGGGAACCCCCCAATGCCCAGTATTGGGCCCAGTTTCCCGGTGTGAGGCCTCAGGGACCAGagtcgaggaagcagcagcacaAACAGAACCAGCGGGTTCTAGGATACTGCCTCCTGATCATGCTGGCAGGCATGGGTCTGCACTATGTCGCCTTCAG GAAGCTGGAGCAGATACACCGGAGCTTCATGGATGAAAAGGATCGGGTCATCACAGCCATCTACAATGACACACGGGCGCGGGCCAG GGCCAACAGAGCCAGGCTCCTGGAGAAACTGCAGGGGCAGCAGCTGCAGCCCCCACCTGGAGGCCCAGGGATCGCGCCTCCCAACACAGGCACCCGGCCGTGA
- the DNAJC4 gene encoding dnaJ homolog subfamily C member 4 isoform X3, protein MHSSLWPPFTSRRPVAMLSLCLCRSWHRSPATRLFSAASGQRSGPRNYYELLGVHPGASTEEVKRAFFSKSKELHPDRDPGNPALHSRFVELSEAYQVLSREQSRRSYDHQLSSASPPKPPATAAHARSAHQAHKYQAHRKLEQIHRSFMDEKDRVITAIYNDTRARARANRARLLEKLQGQQLQPPPGGPGIAPPNTGTRP, encoded by the exons ATGCACTCTTCTTTGTGGCCTCCTTTCACCAGCCGCCGGCCTGTCGCCATGCTGTCCCTGTGCCTGTGCCGGTCGTGGCACCGCAGCCCTGCCACCCGGCTCTTCTCAGCGGCCTCCGGGCAGCG GTCTGGCCCCAGGAACTACTATGAACTGTTAGGAGTGCATCCTGGTGCCAGCACTGAAGAAGTTAAACGAGCTTTCTTCTCCAAGTCCAAAGAG CTGCACCCCGACCGGGACCCTGggaatccagccctgcacagCCGCTTTGTGGAGCTCAGTGAAGCATACCAAGTGCTCAGCCGAGAGCAGAGCCGCCGAAGCTACGATCACCAGCTATCCTCCGCAAGTCCTCCAAAGCCTCCAGCAACCGCGGCCCATGCCAGGTCTGCTCATCAGGCACACAAGTATCAGGCACACAG GAAGCTGGAGCAGATACACCGGAGCTTCATGGATGAAAAGGATCGGGTCATCACAGCCATCTACAATGACACACGGGCGCGGGCCAG GGCCAACAGAGCCAGGCTCCTGGAGAAACTGCAGGGGCAGCAGCTGCAGCCCCCACCTGGAGGCCCAGGGATCGCGCCTCCCAACACAGGCACCCGGCCGTGA
- the NUDT22 gene encoding uridine diphosphate glucose pyrophosphatase NUDT22 isoform X2: MDPEVSLLLGCPPGGLPEEQVQAELSPDHDRRPLPGGDKAIAAIWESRLQAQPWLFDAPKFRLHSAILAPTGSQGPQLLLRLGLTSYRDFLGTNWAGSAGQLQQQGATDWGDKQAYLADPLGVGAMLITADDFFVFLRRSRQVAEAPGLVDVPGGHPEPQVNVPLSTLSQPLLLGIARNETSAGRASAEFYVQCSLTSEQVKKYYMGGGAEAHESTGIIFVETQRVRRLQETEMWTELCPSAKGAIFLYNQVRGSPT; this comes from the exons ATGGACCCTGAGGTGTCTTTGCTGCTGGGGTGCCCCCCAGGTGGGCTGCCAGAGGAGCAGGTACAGGCTGAGCTGAGCCCAGACCATGACCGTCGCCCACTGCCAGGAGGGGACAAGGCCATCGCTGCCATCTGGGAGAGCCGGCTACAGGCTCAGCCCTGGCTCTTTGACGCCCCCAAATTCCGTCTGCACTCCGCCATCTTGGCCCCCACTGGCTCACAGGGACCACAACTGCTCCTGCGCCTGGGCCTGACTTCCTACCGAGACTTCCTGGGCACTAACTGGGCTGGCTCAGCGGGGCAGCTGCAACAACAGGGCGCCACTGACTGGGGTGACAAGCAAGCCTACCTGGCAGACCCGCTGGGGGTTGGCGCCATGCTGATCACAGCAGATGACTTCTTTGTCTTCCTGCGTCGCTCTCGGCAGGTGGCAGAGGCACCTGGGCTGGTGGATGTGCCCGGGGGGCACCCTGAGCCTCAG GTGAACGTGCCACTGTCCACTCTGAGCCAGCCACTGCTGTTGGGCATTGCCCGCAATGAGACCAGTGCCGGCCGCGCCAGTGCTGAGTTCTATGTCCA GTGCAGCCTGACTTCTGAGCAGGTGAAGAAGTACTACATGGGTGGGGGAGCTGAGGCCCACGAGTCTACAGGAATCATCTTTGTGGAGACACAG AGGGTACGGAGGTTGCAGGAGACCGAAATGTGGACTGAGCTCTGCCCGTCGGCTAAAGGTGCTATCTTCCTCTACAACCAAGTCCGGGGAAGTCCCACCTGA
- the DNAJC4 gene encoding dnaJ homolog subfamily C member 4 isoform X2: MLKKGGMICRSGPRNYYELLGVHPGASTEEVKRAFFSKSKELHPDRDPGNPALHSRFVELSEAYQVLSREQSRRSYDHQLSSASPPKPPATAAHARSAHQAHKYQAHSGSWEPPNAQYWAQFPGVRPQGPESRKQQHKQNQRVLGYCLLIMLAGMGLHYVAFRKLEQIHRSFMDEKDRVITAIYNDTRARARANRARLLEKLQGQQLQPPPGGPGIAPPNTGTRP; encoded by the exons ATGCTCAAAAAGGGAGGGATGATTTGCAG GTCTGGCCCCAGGAACTACTATGAACTGTTAGGAGTGCATCCTGGTGCCAGCACTGAAGAAGTTAAACGAGCTTTCTTCTCCAAGTCCAAAGAG CTGCACCCCGACCGGGACCCTGggaatccagccctgcacagCCGCTTTGTGGAGCTCAGTGAAGCATACCAAGTGCTCAGCCGAGAGCAGAGCCGCCGAAGCTACGATCACCAGCTATCCTCCGCAAGTCCTCCAAAGCCTCCAGCAACCGCGGCCCATGCCAGGTCTGCTCATCAGGCACACAAGTATCAGGCACACAG cgGCTCCTGGGAACCCCCCAATGCCCAGTATTGGGCCCAGTTTCCCGGTGTGAGGCCTCAGGGACCAGagtcgaggaagcagcagcacaAACAGAACCAGCGGGTTCTAGGATACTGCCTCCTGATCATGCTGGCAGGCATGGGTCTGCACTATGTCGCCTTCAG GAAGCTGGAGCAGATACACCGGAGCTTCATGGATGAAAAGGATCGGGTCATCACAGCCATCTACAATGACACACGGGCGCGGGCCAG GGCCAACAGAGCCAGGCTCCTGGAGAAACTGCAGGGGCAGCAGCTGCAGCCCCCACCTGGAGGCCCAGGGATCGCGCCTCCCAACACAGGCACCCGGCCGTGA
- the TRPT1 gene encoding tRNA 2'-phosphotransferase 1 isoform X1 has protein sequence MNSRGGRRQETTGSRGRRAHRPRGQDQDVQLSKALSYVLRHGALKLGLPMRADGFVPLGTLLQLPQFHGFSAEDVQRVVDTNEKQRFALQPGDPGTGPLIRANQGHSLQVPELELMPLETPQALPLRLVHGTFWQHWPSILLNGLSCRGRTHIHLAPGLPGDPGVISGMRPNCEVAVFIDGPRALADGIPFFRSANGVILTPGNADGFLLPKYFKEALQLRPTRENHHHSPESPFPWLVMKRQSIRVAPSTAPEEAG, from the exons ATGAACTCCCgtggaggaaggaggcaggaaacCACAGGATCCAGGGGTAGAAGGGCTCACAGACCCCGGGGACAG GACCAAGATGTGCAGCTGTCCAAGGCTCTCTCCTACGTGCTGCGACACGGGGCCCTGAAGCTGGGGCTTCCCATGAGGGCTG ATGGCTTCGTGCCCCTGGGTACCCTCCTGCAGCTACCCCAGTTCCACGGCTTCTCGGCTGAAGATGTGCAGCGAGTCGTGGACACCAACGAGAAGCAGCGGTTTGCTCTGCAGCCAGGGGACCCCGGCACAGGCCCTCTCATCCGGGCCAATCAGGGTCACTCCCTGCAG GTACCGGAGTTGGAGCTGATGCCCCTGGAGACCCCACAGGCCCTGCCCCTGAGGCTCGTCCATGGCACATTCTGGCAGCACTGGCCATCCATCCTGCTCAACGGCCTATCCTGCCGGGGAAGGACACATATCCACCTGGCTCCGGGACTGCCTGGGGACCCTGGTGTCATCAGTG GCATGCGGCCAAATTGTGAAGTGGCCGTGTTCATTGACGGACCCCGGGCCTTGGCAG ATGGAATCCCCTTTTTCCGCTCTGCCAATGGAGTGATCCTCACCCCGGGGAATGCTGATGGCTTCCTGCTTCCCAAGTACTTCAAGGAGGCCCTGCAGCTTCGCCCCACCCGTGAGAACCACCACCATTCTCCT GAAAGTCCCTTTCCTTGGTTGGTAATGAAGAGACAGAGTATCAGAGTGGCCCCAAGCACAGCTCCAGAGGAAGCAGGATGa
- the NUDT22 gene encoding uridine diphosphate glucose pyrophosphatase NUDT22 isoform X1 — protein MDPEVSLLLGCPPGGLPEEQVQAELSPDHDRRPLPGGDKAIAAIWESRLQAQPWLFDAPKFRLHSAILAPTGSQGPQLLLRLGLTSYRDFLGTNWAGSAGQLQQQGATDWGDKQAYLADPLGVGAMLITADDFFVFLRRSRQVAEAPGLVDVPGGHPEPQAVCPGDSPLHKNLPGELVVHELFSSVLQEICDEVNVPLSTLSQPLLLGIARNETSAGRASAEFYVQCSLTSEQVKKYYMGGGAEAHESTGIIFVETQRVRRLQETEMWTELCPSAKGAIFLYNQVRGSPT, from the exons ATGGACCCTGAGGTGTCTTTGCTGCTGGGGTGCCCCCCAGGTGGGCTGCCAGAGGAGCAGGTACAGGCTGAGCTGAGCCCAGACCATGACCGTCGCCCACTGCCAGGAGGGGACAAGGCCATCGCTGCCATCTGGGAGAGCCGGCTACAGGCTCAGCCCTGGCTCTTTGACGCCCCCAAATTCCGTCTGCACTCCGCCATCTTGGCCCCCACTGGCTCACAGGGACCACAACTGCTCCTGCGCCTGGGCCTGACTTCCTACCGAGACTTCCTGGGCACTAACTGGGCTGGCTCAGCGGGGCAGCTGCAACAACAGGGCGCCACTGACTGGGGTGACAAGCAAGCCTACCTGGCAGACCCGCTGGGGGTTGGCGCCATGCTGATCACAGCAGATGACTTCTTTGTCTTCCTGCGTCGCTCTCGGCAGGTGGCAGAGGCACCTGGGCTGGTGGATGTGCCCGGGGGGCACCCTGAGCCTCAG GCCGTGTGCCCTGGTGACAGTCCCCTGCACAAGAACCTCCCTGGGGAGCTGGTGGTGCATGAGCTCTTCTCCAGCGTCCTCCAGGAGATCTGTGACGAG GTGAACGTGCCACTGTCCACTCTGAGCCAGCCACTGCTGTTGGGCATTGCCCGCAATGAGACCAGTGCCGGCCGCGCCAGTGCTGAGTTCTATGTCCA GTGCAGCCTGACTTCTGAGCAGGTGAAGAAGTACTACATGGGTGGGGGAGCTGAGGCCCACGAGTCTACAGGAATCATCTTTGTGGAGACACAG AGGGTACGGAGGTTGCAGGAGACCGAAATGTGGACTGAGCTCTGCCCGTCGGCTAAAGGTGCTATCTTCCTCTACAACCAAGTCCGGGGAAGTCCCACCTGA
- the FKBP2 gene encoding peptidyl-prolyl cis-trans isomerase FKBP2 isoform X2 yields MRLSWVLTVLSICLSALATAAGAEGKRKLQIGVKKRVDHCPIKSRKGDVLHMHYTGKLEDGTEFDSSLPQNQPFVFSLGTGQVIKGWDQGLLGMCEGEKRKLVIPSELGYGERGAPPKIPGGATLVFEVELLKIERRSEL; encoded by the exons ATGAGGCTGAGCTGGGTCCTGACAGTACTGTCCATCTGCCTGAGCGCCCTGGCCACTGCTGCGGGGGCGGAGGGCAAACGGAAGCTGCAGATCGGGGTCAAGAAGCGGGTGGACCACTGTCCCATCAAATCGCGCAAGGGGGACGTCCTGCACATGCACTACACG gggaagctggaagATGGGACGGAATTTGACAGCAGCCTGCCCCAGAACCAGCCCTTTGTCTTCTCCCTGGGCACAGGCCAGGTCATCAAGGGCTGGGACCAGGGGCTGCTGGG GATGTGTGAGGGAGAAAAACGGAAGCTGGTGATCCCATCAGAGTTGG GGTACGGAGAGCGGGGAGCTCCCCCAAAGATTCCAG GCGGCGCAACCCTCGTGTTCGAGGTGGAGCTACTCAAAATCGAGCGACGCTCAGAACTGTAG
- the DNAJC4 gene encoding dnaJ homolog subfamily C member 4 isoform X4: MLSLCLCRSWHRSPATRLFSAASGQRSGPRNYYELLGVHPGASTEEVKRAFFSKSKELHPDRDPGNPALHSRFVELSEAYQVLSREQSRRSYDHQLSSASPPKPPATAAHARSAHQAHKYQAHSGSWEPPNAQYWAQFPGVRPQGPESRKQQHKQNQRVLGYCLLIMLAGMGLHYVAFRKLEQIHRSFMDEKDRVITAIYNDTRARARANRARLLEKLQGQQLQPPPGGPGIAPPNTGTRP, from the exons ATGCTGTCCCTGTGCCTGTGCCGGTCGTGGCACCGCAGCCCTGCCACCCGGCTCTTCTCAGCGGCCTCCGGGCAGCG GTCTGGCCCCAGGAACTACTATGAACTGTTAGGAGTGCATCCTGGTGCCAGCACTGAAGAAGTTAAACGAGCTTTCTTCTCCAAGTCCAAAGAG CTGCACCCCGACCGGGACCCTGggaatccagccctgcacagCCGCTTTGTGGAGCTCAGTGAAGCATACCAAGTGCTCAGCCGAGAGCAGAGCCGCCGAAGCTACGATCACCAGCTATCCTCCGCAAGTCCTCCAAAGCCTCCAGCAACCGCGGCCCATGCCAGGTCTGCTCATCAGGCACACAAGTATCAGGCACACAG cgGCTCCTGGGAACCCCCCAATGCCCAGTATTGGGCCCAGTTTCCCGGTGTGAGGCCTCAGGGACCAGagtcgaggaagcagcagcacaAACAGAACCAGCGGGTTCTAGGATACTGCCTCCTGATCATGCTGGCAGGCATGGGTCTGCACTATGTCGCCTTCAG GAAGCTGGAGCAGATACACCGGAGCTTCATGGATGAAAAGGATCGGGTCATCACAGCCATCTACAATGACACACGGGCGCGGGCCAG GGCCAACAGAGCCAGGCTCCTGGAGAAACTGCAGGGGCAGCAGCTGCAGCCCCCACCTGGAGGCCCAGGGATCGCGCCTCCCAACACAGGCACCCGGCCGTGA